From one Pan troglodytes isolate AG18354 chromosome 13, NHGRI_mPanTro3-v2.0_pri, whole genome shotgun sequence genomic stretch:
- the GPBAR1 gene encoding G-protein coupled bile acid receptor 1 isoform X1, which translates to MTPNSTGEVPSPIPKGALGLSLALASLIITANLLLALGIAWDRRLRSPPAGCFFLSLLLAGLLTGLALPTLPGLWNRSRRGYWSCLLVYLAPNFSFLSLLANLLLVHGERYMAVLRPLQPPGSIRLALLLTWAGPLLFASLPALGWNHWTPGANCSSQAIFPAPYLYLEVYGLLLPAVGAAAFLSVRVLATAHRQLQDICRLERAVCRDEPSALARALTWRQARAQAGAMLLFGLCWGPYVATLLLSVLAYEQRPPLGPGTLLSLLSLGSASAAAVPVAMGLGDQRYTAPWRAAAQRCLQGLWGRASRDSPGPSIAYHPSSQSSVDLDLN; encoded by the coding sequence ATGACGCCCAACAGCACTGGCGAGGTGCCCAGCCCCATTCCCAAGGGGGCTTTGGGGCTCTCCCTGGCCCTGGCAAGCCTCATCATCACCGCGAACCTGCTCCTAGCCCTGGGCATCGCCTGGGACCGCCGCCTGCGCAGCCCACCTGCTGGCTGCTTCTTCCTGAGCCTACTGCTGGCTGGGCTGCTCACGGGTCTGGCATTGCCCACGTTGCCAGGGCTGTGGAACCGGAGTCGCCGGGGTTACTGGTCCTGCCTCCTCGTCTACTTGGCTCCCaacttctccttcctctccctgcttGCCAACCTCTTGCTGGTGCACGGGGAGCGCTACATGGCAGTCCTGAGGCCACTCCAGCCACCTGGGAGCATTCGGCTGGCCCTGCTCCTCACCTGGGCTGGTCCCCTGCTCTTTGCCAGTCTGCCCGCTCTGGGGTGGAACCACTGGACCCCTGGTGCCAACTGCAGCTCCCAGGCTATCTTCCCAGCCCCCTACCTGTACCTCGAAGTCTATGGGCTCCTGCTGCCCGCCGTGGGTGCTGCTGCCTTCCTCTCTGTCCGCGTGCTGGCCACTGCCCACCGCCAGCTGCAGGACATCTGCCGGCTGGAGCGGGCAGTGTGCCGCGATGAGCCCTCCGCCCTGGCCCGGGCCCTTACCTGGAGGCAGGCAAGGGCGCAGGCTGGAGCCATGCTGCTCTTCGGGCTGTGCTGGGGGCCCTACGTGGCCACACTGCTCCTCTCAGTCCTGGCCTATGAGCAGCGCCCGCCACTGGGGCCTGGGACACTGTTGTCCCTCCTCTCCCTGGGAAGTGCCAGTGCAGCGGCAGTGCCCGTGGCCATGGGGCTGGGCGATCAGCGCTACACAGCCCCCTGGAGGGCAGCCGCCCAAAGGTGCCTGCAGGGGCTGTGGGGAAGAGCCTCCCGGGACAGTCCCGGCCCCAGCATTGCCTACCACCCAAGCAGCCAAAGCAGTGTCGACCTGGACTTGAACTAA
- the AAMP gene encoding angio-associated migratory cell protein isoform X1: protein MESESESGAAADTPQLETLSFHGDEEIIEVVELDPGPPDPADDLAQEMEDVDFEEEEEEEGNEEGWVLEPQEGVVGSMEGPDDSEVTFALHSASVFCVSLDPKTNTLAVTGGEDDKAFVWRLSDGELLFECAGHKDSVTCAGFSHDSTLVATGDMSGLLKVWQVDTKEEVWSFEAGDLEWMEWHPRAPVLLAGTADGNTWMWKVPNGDCKTFQGPNCPATCGRVLPDGKRAVVGYEDGTIRIWDLKQGSPIHVLKGTEGHQGPLTCVAANQDGSLILTGSVDCQAKLVSATTGKVVGVFRPETVASQPSLGEGEESESNSVESLGFCSVMPLAAVGYLDGTLAIYDLATQTLRHQCQHQSGIVQLLWEAGTAVVYTCSLDGIVRLWDARTGRLLTDYRGHTAEILDFALSKDASLVVTTSGDHKAKVFCVQRPDR from the exons CAGATGACCTGGCCCAGGAGATGGAAGATGTGGActttgaggaagaagaggaggaagagggcaaCGAAGAGGGCTGGGTTCTAGAACCCCAGGAAGGGGTGGTCGGCAGCATGGAGGGCCCCGACGATAGCGAGGTCACCTTTGCATTGCACTCAG CATCTGTGTTTTGTGTGAGCCTGGACCCCAAGACCAATACCTTGGCAGTGACCGGGGGTGAAGATGACAAAGCCTTCGTATGGCGGCTCAGCGATGGGGAGCTGCTCTTTGAGTGTGCAG GCCATAAAGACTCTGTGACTTGTGCTGGTTTCAGCCATGACTCCACTCTAGTGGCCACCGGGGACATGAGTGGCCTCTTGAAAGTGTGGCAGGTGGACACCAAGGAGGAGGTCTGGTCCTTTGAAGCGGGAGACCTGGAG TGGATGGAGTGGCATCCTCGGGCACCTGTTCTGTTGGCGGGCACAGCTGACGGCAACACCTGGATGTGGAAAGTCCCGAATGGTGACTGCAAGACCTTCCAGGGTCCCAACTGCCCAGCCACCTGTGGCCGAGTCCTCCCTGATG GGAAGAGAGCTGTGGTAGGCTATGAAGATGGGACCATCAGGATTTGGGACCTGAAGCAGGGAAGCCCTATCCATGTACTGAAAG GGACTGAGGGTCACCAGGGCCCACTCACCTGTGTTGCTGCCAACCAGGATGGCAGCTTGATCCTAACTGGCTCTGTGGACTGCCAGGCCAAGCTGGTCAGTGCCACCACCGGCAAG GTGGTGGGTGTTTTTAGACCTGAGACTGTGgcctcccagcccagcctgggagaaggggaggagagtgAGTCCAACTCGGTGGAGTCCTTGGGCTTCTGCAGTGT GATGCCCCTGGCAGCTGTTGGCTACCTGGATGGGACCTTGGCCATCTATGACCTGGCTACGCAGACTCTTAGGCATCAGTGTCAGCACCAG TCGGGCATcgtgcagctgctgtgggaggCAGGCACTGCTGTGGTATATACCTGCAGCCTGGATGGCATCGTGCGCCTCTGGGACGCCCGGACTGGCCGCCTGCTTACTGACTACCGGGGCCACACAGCCGAGATCCTGGACTTTGCCCTCAGCAA AGATGCCTCCCTGGTGGTGACCACGTCAGGAGACCACAAAGCGAAAGTATTTTGTGTCCAAAGGCCTGACCGTTAA
- the AAMP gene encoding angio-associated migratory cell protein (The RefSeq protein has 1 substitution compared to this genomic sequence), with amino-acid sequence MESESESGAAADTPPLETLSFHGDEEIIEVVELDPGPPDPDDLAQEMEDVDFEEEEEEEGNEEGWVLEPQEGVVGSMEGPDDSEVTFALHSASVFCVSLDPKTNTLAVTGGEDDKAFVWRLSDGELLFECAGHKDSVTCAGFSHDSTLVATGDMSGLLKVWQVDTKEEVWSFEAGDLEWMEWHPRAPVLLAGTADGNTWMWKVPNGDCKTFQGPNCPATCGRVLPDGKRAVVGYEDGTIRIWDLKQGSPIHVLKGTEGHQGPLTCVAANQDGSLILTGSVDCQAKLVSATTGKVVGVFRPETVASQPSLGEGEESESNSVESLGFCSVMPLAAVGYLDGTLAIYDLATQTLRHQCQHQSGIVQLLWEAGTAVVYTCSLDGIVRLWDARTGRLLTDYRGHTAEILDFALSKDASLVVTTSGDHKAKVFCVQRPDR; translated from the exons ATGACCTGGCCCAGGAGATGGAAGATGTGGActttgaggaagaagaggaggaagagggcaaCGAAGAGGGCTGGGTTCTAGAACCCCAGGAAGGGGTGGTCGGCAGCATGGAGGGCCCCGACGATAGCGAGGTCACCTTTGCATTGCACTCAG CATCTGTGTTTTGTGTGAGCCTGGACCCCAAGACCAATACCTTGGCAGTGACCGGGGGTGAAGATGACAAAGCCTTCGTATGGCGGCTCAGCGATGGGGAGCTGCTCTTTGAGTGTGCAG GCCATAAAGACTCTGTGACTTGTGCTGGTTTCAGCCATGACTCCACTCTAGTGGCCACCGGGGACATGAGTGGCCTCTTGAAAGTGTGGCAGGTGGACACCAAGGAGGAGGTCTGGTCCTTTGAAGCGGGAGACCTGGAG TGGATGGAGTGGCATCCTCGGGCACCTGTTCTGTTGGCGGGCACAGCTGACGGCAACACCTGGATGTGGAAAGTCCCGAATGGTGACTGCAAGACCTTCCAGGGTCCCAACTGCCCAGCCACCTGTGGCCGAGTCCTCCCTGATG GGAAGAGAGCTGTGGTAGGCTATGAAGATGGGACCATCAGGATTTGGGACCTGAAGCAGGGAAGCCCTATCCATGTACTGAAAG GGACTGAGGGTCACCAGGGCCCACTCACCTGTGTTGCTGCCAACCAGGATGGCAGCTTGATCCTAACTGGCTCTGTGGACTGCCAGGCCAAGCTGGTCAGTGCCACCACCGGCAAG GTGGTGGGTGTTTTTAGACCTGAGACTGTGgcctcccagcccagcctgggagaaggggaggagagtgAGTCCAACTCGGTGGAGTCCTTGGGCTTCTGCAGTGT GATGCCCCTGGCAGCTGTTGGCTACCTGGATGGGACCTTGGCCATCTATGACCTGGCTACGCAGACTCTTAGGCATCAGTGTCAGCACCAG TCGGGCATcgtgcagctgctgtgggaggCAGGCACTGCTGTGGTATATACCTGCAGCCTGGATGGCATCGTGCGCCTCTGGGACGCCCGGACTGGCCGCCTGCTTACTGACTACCGGGGCCACACAGCCGAGATCCTGGACTTTGCCCTCAGCAA AGATGCCTCCCTGGTGGTGACCACGTCAGGAGACCACAAAGCGAAAGTATTTTGTGTCCAAAGGCCTGACCGTTAA